From one Pedobacter faecalis genomic stretch:
- a CDS encoding 7-carboxy-7-deazaguanine synthase QueE: MAHHIPDDGTWLPLMEEFYTIQGEGFNTGKAAYFIRLGGCDVGCHWCDVKESWDAELHPLTHADAIVEKAAGYPGKAVVITGGEPLIYNLNYLTSELQKRGIKTFIETSGAYPLSGYWDWICLSPKKFKAPRPDITPFANELKVIVFNKSDFIWAEQYAETVSKDCKLYLQPEWSKSKVVTPLIIDYVMANPKWEISLQTHKYLNIP, encoded by the coding sequence ATGGCACACCACATTCCGGACGACGGCACTTGGCTTCCCTTGATGGAAGAATTTTACACGATACAAGGTGAAGGTTTTAACACTGGAAAGGCGGCGTACTTTATCCGCCTTGGCGGATGCGACGTGGGTTGCCACTGGTGTGACGTTAAGGAAAGCTGGGATGCAGAACTGCATCCGCTGACCCACGCGGATGCGATCGTTGAAAAGGCAGCCGGGTATCCAGGAAAAGCTGTGGTAATAACGGGCGGGGAACCGCTTATCTATAACTTAAATTACCTTACTTCGGAACTTCAGAAAAGAGGTATAAAGACCTTCATCGAGACTTCGGGTGCCTATCCACTGTCGGGTTACTGGGACTGGATTTGCTTGTCGCCCAAGAAATTTAAAGCGCCACGGCCTGACATTACCCCTTTTGCAAATGAGCTTAAAGTTATTGTATTTAATAAAAGCGACTTTATATGGGCAGAGCAGTATGCCGAGACCGTATCTAAGGACTGTAAGCTTTACCTGCAGCCCGAATGGTCGAAATCTAAAGTTGTGACACCCCTGATTATCGACTATGTGATGGCGAATCCTAAGTGGGAGATTTCCCTGCAAACGCATAAATATTTAAATATTCCGTAG
- a CDS encoding Rieske (2Fe-2S) protein, whose translation MIKWHKLDIELPEGEFVKQIQIDGKKLCLARHRDQLYVVQNQCPHAGGILSGGWCRNGHLICPIHRWEYNLDTGRGAAGQGDYIKIYPIEVRPEGLFVGIEQSFWGKLFG comes from the coding sequence ATGATCAAGTGGCATAAGTTAGATATTGAACTCCCTGAGGGCGAGTTTGTAAAGCAGATACAAATCGACGGGAAGAAGCTATGCCTTGCCAGACATCGGGACCAGCTGTATGTTGTACAAAACCAGTGTCCGCACGCCGGAGGTATCTTAAGCGGAGGCTGGTGCCGTAATGGTCACCTGATTTGCCCTATACACCGCTGGGAGTATAATCTGGATACAGGTAGAGGTGCGGCTGGCCAGGGCGACTATATAAAAATATATCCGATAGAAGTCAGACCCGAAGGCTTGTTTGTAGGCATTGAGCAAAGCTTCTGGGGAAAGCTGTTCGGCTAA
- the lepA gene encoding translation elongation factor 4: MKHIRNFCIIAHIDHGKSTLADRLLEYTKTISQREAQAQLLDNMDLERERGITIKSHAIQMNYTVDGQEYVLNLIDTPGHVDFSYEVSRSIAACEGALLIVDASQGIQAQTISNLYLALEHDLEIIPVLNKMDLPGAMPEEVKDQIIDLIGCKREEIIPASGKTGMGIPDILQAIIDRVPAPVGDPEAPLQALIFDSVFNPFRGIIAYYKVVNGEIKKNDKVKFINTGKQYIADEVGILKLDMAPRNSVKTGDVGYIISGIKEAREVKVGDTITTVDRPSPESIQGFEEVKPMVFAGIYPVDTDEFEELREAMHKLQLNDASIVFEPESSAALGFGFRCGFLGMLHMEIIQERLEREFGMTVITTVPNVSYIAKTTKGVETVVNNPSDLPDPSKLDSVEEPFIKANIITKAEFVGPVMSLCIQKRGIIINQSYLTSDRVELVFEMPMGEIVFDFYDKLKTISRGYASFDYHQIGYRKSDLVRLDMLLNEEPVDALSSLIHRSNAYDFGKKICEKLKELIPRQQFEIKIQASIGAKVIARETLSALRKDVTAKCYGGDISRKRKLLEKQKQGKKRMRQVGNVEIPQTAFMAVLKLD; encoded by the coding sequence ATGAAGCATATACGTAATTTCTGCATTATTGCACATATTGACCACGGCAAGAGCACTTTAGCCGATCGTTTACTGGAGTACACCAAAACCATTAGTCAGCGTGAGGCTCAGGCCCAGTTGCTGGACAACATGGATCTTGAGCGTGAACGTGGTATTACCATTAAAAGTCACGCCATCCAAATGAACTATACCGTAGATGGGCAGGAATATGTGCTGAACCTGATCGATACGCCTGGACACGTCGATTTTTCTTATGAGGTATCGCGCTCCATTGCGGCTTGCGAAGGGGCTTTGCTGATTGTAGACGCGTCTCAAGGCATACAGGCGCAAACAATATCTAACCTTTATCTTGCCCTGGAGCATGATCTGGAAATTATTCCGGTCCTGAACAAGATGGATCTTCCCGGTGCTATGCCAGAAGAGGTTAAGGATCAGATTATCGACCTGATAGGCTGCAAACGTGAGGAAATTATCCCTGCCTCGGGTAAGACCGGAATGGGCATCCCGGATATCCTTCAGGCGATCATAGATCGTGTACCTGCTCCGGTAGGTGATCCCGAAGCGCCGCTGCAGGCGCTGATTTTCGACTCGGTGTTTAACCCGTTCAGGGGGATCATCGCTTATTATAAAGTGGTGAACGGAGAGATCAAAAAGAATGACAAAGTAAAGTTCATCAACACCGGCAAACAATATATTGCTGATGAGGTAGGTATTCTTAAGCTGGATATGGCGCCGCGGAATTCGGTGAAGACCGGAGACGTAGGCTATATTATCTCGGGTATTAAGGAAGCACGCGAGGTAAAGGTTGGTGATACGATCACTACCGTAGACAGGCCATCCCCTGAATCTATACAGGGCTTTGAGGAGGTTAAGCCTATGGTATTCGCGGGGATTTATCCGGTAGATACAGACGAGTTTGAGGAACTCAGGGAGGCCATGCACAAGTTGCAGCTTAACGACGCCTCCATTGTGTTTGAACCCGAAAGTTCTGCTGCTCTTGGTTTCGGCTTCCGTTGCGGATTCTTAGGAATGCTGCATATGGAGATTATTCAGGAGCGTCTGGAGCGGGAGTTTGGAATGACGGTTATAACGACAGTACCAAACGTTTCGTACATAGCGAAGACTACCAAGGGTGTGGAGACCGTAGTAAATAATCCTTCTGATTTGCCTGACCCGAGTAAACTTGATTCTGTTGAAGAACCTTTTATCAAAGCGAACATCATTACCAAGGCAGAGTTTGTTGGACCGGTAATGTCGCTCTGTATTCAGAAAAGAGGGATTATTATCAACCAGTCTTATCTCACGTCTGACCGGGTGGAGCTGGTGTTTGAGATGCCGATGGGTGAGATCGTATTTGATTTTTATGATAAGCTCAAGACGATTTCCAGAGGCTATGCGTCGTTCGACTACCACCAGATAGGTTACCGTAAGTCGGACCTGGTACGATTGGATATGCTGCTCAATGAGGAACCTGTGGATGCTTTGTCTTCCCTGATCCACCGGAGCAATGCCTATGATTTCGGCAAGAAAATATGTGAAAAGCTGAAGGAACTGATCCCCAGACAGCAATTTGAAATAAAGATTCAGGCGTCGATCGGTGCCAAAGTTATAGCCCGGGAAACCTTAAGCGCCTTGCGTAAGGACGTTACCGCAAAATGTTATGGCGGGGATATTTCCAGAAAGCGTAAGTTGCTTGAAAAGCAGAAACAAGGTAAAAAACGTATGCGGCAGGTTGGAAACGTAGAGATTCCACAAACCGCCTTCATGGCCGTACTCAAATTAGACTAA
- a CDS encoding OmpA family protein, with protein sequence MNRWLFGLCFFLFPCISHAQVTSNKKAQTAFDKAQRYLKDEAYNPAVENLKSALKEDPEFAYAWLQLGDILRKQKRYADAKAAFVKYLLIAKVVDPRAYFGLSEACLLTGDYKYGLENIRLFLDRYRGTDPDFKRRANKYLADFEFAVNAVTTPLPYSPENLGPEVNSEFRDYFPAMTADGTQLIFSRNVHNNEDFFISRKKDGAWTAPVPLSDRINTSGFNEGAQSISADGRYLFFTGCNRPDGLGRCDIYLSKKEGDAWAAPFNLGAPVNTIYWESQPAVSPDGGTLYFVSNRPGGQGGYDIWKSTLKADGYWAEPVNLGPEINTPYDEHTPFMHADGRTLYFSSDGWPGFGNKDIFVSRMDATGRWTKPENMGYPLNTFNEESGLVVMADGTEGLYSAELDRGYGDMDIYSFKIPAEKKPGPVTYVKGIVKDKESGKFVQAEVTVARLSDNVLLFNDYTSDTDGEFTAVMPLGNDYAFEAAAEGYLFFSAHYALKEARAGKPFNVEILMERLKVGQELVMKNIFFETNKSELLPASLTELNTLISFLKDNPGLQVEVQGHTDNVGKPEDNLKLSLARAKSVHNHLVDSGIQASRLSFKGFGETAPIAGNSTEKDRSLNRRTSFKITAM encoded by the coding sequence ATGAATAGATGGCTATTTGGCTTATGCTTCTTCCTCTTCCCCTGTATTTCACATGCTCAGGTAACTTCAAATAAAAAAGCCCAGACTGCTTTCGATAAAGCGCAGCGATATTTAAAAGATGAAGCGTACAACCCAGCCGTTGAAAACCTTAAGTCGGCTCTCAAAGAAGACCCAGAATTCGCTTATGCCTGGCTTCAATTGGGTGACATACTGCGAAAACAAAAGCGGTATGCAGATGCTAAAGCTGCTTTTGTAAAGTATCTGCTCATAGCTAAGGTGGTGGACCCAAGGGCCTATTTCGGACTGTCGGAGGCCTGCCTCTTAACCGGGGATTACAAATATGGCCTGGAAAACATCCGCCTTTTTCTGGATCGTTACCGGGGTACGGATCCAGATTTTAAGAGGCGAGCGAACAAGTACCTGGCAGATTTTGAGTTTGCCGTGAACGCGGTGACCACTCCGCTTCCCTATTCGCCGGAGAACCTCGGCCCTGAAGTCAATTCGGAATTCCGGGACTACTTTCCGGCAATGACGGCTGATGGGACGCAATTGATTTTTAGCCGAAACGTACATAACAATGAAGATTTCTTTATCTCACGGAAGAAGGACGGGGCATGGACTGCTCCGGTTCCTTTGAGTGACCGGATCAACACTTCCGGATTTAATGAAGGGGCGCAATCCATTTCAGCTGACGGCAGATATCTGTTCTTTACGGGATGCAATCGTCCCGACGGACTCGGACGCTGCGACATTTACCTCAGCAAGAAGGAAGGCGACGCCTGGGCTGCGCCGTTCAATCTGGGTGCACCGGTAAACACCATTTACTGGGAATCACAACCAGCCGTCAGTCCGGACGGAGGAACACTGTATTTCGTGAGCAACCGGCCCGGTGGCCAGGGTGGCTATGACATCTGGAAAAGCACACTAAAGGCCGATGGATATTGGGCGGAGCCTGTGAATCTCGGTCCGGAGATCAATACCCCCTACGATGAACACACGCCCTTTATGCATGCCGATGGCAGAACGCTCTATTTCTCTTCCGACGGATGGCCCGGCTTTGGAAATAAGGATATTTTTGTGAGTCGTATGGATGCTACAGGGCGTTGGACCAAACCCGAAAACATGGGTTATCCGCTGAACACGTTCAACGAAGAGTCGGGGTTGGTGGTAATGGCGGATGGCACGGAGGGTTTATATTCTGCGGAACTGGACAGGGGTTATGGCGATATGGACATCTATAGTTTCAAAATTCCGGCGGAAAAGAAACCGGGACCAGTCACCTATGTAAAGGGCATTGTAAAGGATAAGGAAAGCGGAAAATTCGTCCAGGCGGAGGTTACGGTGGCGCGTCTATCGGATAATGTACTGCTCTTTAATGACTATACGTCGGACACAGACGGAGAATTTACAGCAGTGATGCCTTTAGGCAATGACTATGCTTTTGAGGCGGCTGCCGAGGGCTACTTATTTTTCTCAGCACACTATGCACTAAAGGAGGCCCGGGCGGGAAAACCTTTCAACGTGGAGATACTGATGGAAAGGCTGAAAGTTGGCCAGGAACTGGTGATGAAAAACATCTTCTTTGAAACGAACAAAAGCGAGCTGTTACCCGCTTCGCTTACAGAACTGAATACGCTGATCAGCTTCCTGAAAGATAATCCGGGGCTGCAGGTTGAGGTGCAAGGCCATACAGACAATGTGGGCAAACCCGAGGATAATCTTAAGTTATCGTTAGCCAGGGCGAAGTCGGTGCATAACCATCTCGTTGACAGCGGTATTCAGGCCTCGCGACTTAGCTTTAAGGGATTCGGAGAAACGGCACCTATCGCCGGAAATTCAACAGAAAAAGACAGAAGCCTTAACCGGAGAACTTCCTTTAAAATCACAGCGATGTAG
- the kdsA gene encoding 3-deoxy-8-phosphooctulonate synthase translates to MINFQLDKLKHINSDNFFLMAGPCAIEGEEMALQIADRIVEITDKLGIPYIFKGSYRKANRSKGSSFTGIGDEKALRILEKVGQTFDIPTVTDIHESGEAAMAAAYVDVLQIPAFLCRQTDLLIAAAQTNKVVNVKKGQFLSAASMKFAVEKIVEAGNNRVILTDRGNTFGYQDLIVDYRGLPEMQSFGVPVVMDCTHSLQQPNQSSGVTGGRPELIGTIAKAAIAVGANGLFIETHPDPACAKSDGANMLHLDRLEDLLTRLVRIRQAITG, encoded by the coding sequence ATGATCAATTTTCAGTTAGATAAATTAAAACATATCAATTCGGATAATTTCTTTTTGATGGCTGGTCCATGCGCCATCGAAGGGGAGGAAATGGCACTTCAGATCGCTGATCGAATTGTTGAAATCACCGACAAACTAGGTATCCCGTATATCTTTAAAGGTTCTTACCGCAAAGCCAACCGTTCTAAGGGAAGCTCTTTTACCGGAATAGGCGACGAAAAGGCACTCAGAATCCTTGAAAAAGTGGGCCAGACATTCGATATACCGACGGTAACCGATATTCACGAGAGTGGCGAGGCGGCTATGGCCGCGGCCTATGTAGACGTGCTCCAGATTCCTGCTTTCCTGTGCAGGCAAACCGACCTGCTCATTGCGGCGGCCCAGACTAATAAGGTCGTCAATGTGAAGAAGGGCCAGTTTTTATCAGCCGCTTCTATGAAATTCGCTGTAGAAAAGATCGTTGAGGCTGGTAATAATAGGGTAATCCTCACCGACCGGGGCAACACCTTCGGCTATCAGGACCTGATTGTCGATTATCGCGGACTGCCTGAAATGCAAAGTTTTGGTGTGCCCGTAGTTATGGACTGCACGCACTCGCTTCAGCAACCTAATCAAAGCAGCGGGGTCACCGGCGGTAGGCCCGAGCTTATTGGTACGATTGCTAAAGCAGCCATAGCAGTGGGGGCGAATGGCCTGTTTATCGAGACGCATCCCGATCCTGCCTGTGCTAAGTCAGACGGAGCCAATATGCTGCATTTGGATCGCTTAGAGGATCTTTTAACAAGGCTCGTTAGGATCCGCCAGGCAATAACTGGTTAG
- a CDS encoding copper homeostasis protein CutC, giving the protein MINMEVCANSLRSALEAQRGGAVRVELCDNLPEGGTTPSYAQIKLARQLLNIQVYPIIRPRGGDFLYTDLEFEIMKEDILQCKALGCDGVVIGILHTDATVDKARCAELIGLAGSMGVTFHRAFDMTRDLVEAMEDIIELGCERILTSGGKASAVEGADTISELVRLSAGRISIMPGAGVNTTNIAGLIQRTGALEFHASARRLQPGGMLFRNEGLCMGAETDEFSYDLTDSQLVSELIRLARGAQ; this is encoded by the coding sequence ATGATTAATATGGAGGTTTGCGCCAATTCGCTGCGTTCGGCACTTGAGGCACAGCGAGGTGGTGCAGTGCGGGTGGAGTTGTGTGACAACCTGCCTGAGGGTGGAACCACCCCCAGTTATGCGCAGATTAAACTGGCTCGGCAACTTCTGAATATCCAGGTATACCCCATTATCAGGCCGCGTGGTGGCGACTTTCTGTATACGGATCTGGAGTTTGAAATCATGAAGGAGGACATTCTTCAGTGCAAAGCACTCGGCTGCGACGGGGTTGTGATCGGGATTCTACACACGGATGCCACTGTGGATAAAGCGCGTTGTGCGGAACTCATAGGGTTAGCCGGTTCGATGGGCGTTACGTTTCACAGGGCTTTCGACATGACCAGGGACCTGGTTGAAGCCATGGAAGACATCATTGAACTGGGCTGCGAACGCATTTTGACCTCTGGTGGAAAAGCCTCTGCTGTGGAAGGAGCTGATACCATATCAGAATTGGTCCGCCTATCGGCAGGGCGGATTAGCATCATGCCTGGCGCAGGTGTTAATACAACAAATATTGCCGGGCTTATTCAGCGCACCGGCGCTCTGGAATTTCACGCATCGGCGCGGAGGCTGCAGCCTGGCGGCATGCTTTTCAGGAATGAGGGGCTGTGTATGGGGGCCGAAACAGATGAGTTTAGTTACGACCTCACCGACAGTCAGTTGGTTAGCGAACTTATCCGGCTTGCCCGCGGCGCTCAATAA
- a CDS encoding bifunctional 5,10-methylenetetrahydrofolate dehydrogenase/5,10-methenyltetrahydrofolate cyclohydrolase produces the protein MQLLDGKYVSEKIKQDIAAEAAEFLTASGRKPHLVAILVGHDGGSETYVASKMKNCEKVGFQSTLVRYDNSVTEAELLAKVEEINQDAGVDGLIVQLPLPKHIDPEKVTEKIDHRKDVDGFHPINLGRMMRNLPCFIPATPYGIMLMLQSYGIDTVGKHCVVVGRSNIVGSPMSILMGRNANPGNCTVTLTHSKTTNLKEMCLQGDILIAAIGRKNYITADMVKPGAIVIDVGMNRETSETTKSGYKLYGDVDFEHVAPISSWITPVPGGVGLMTIVGLLKNTLASAKKEIYQ, from the coding sequence ATGCAGTTACTCGACGGAAAATACGTATCGGAGAAAATCAAACAGGACATTGCAGCTGAAGCCGCTGAATTTTTAACTGCAAGCGGGCGCAAGCCTCACTTGGTGGCTATATTGGTTGGTCATGATGGCGGGAGTGAAACTTATGTAGCCAGCAAGATGAAGAATTGCGAGAAGGTAGGTTTCCAGTCGACCCTGGTGCGATACGATAATTCGGTTACGGAAGCGGAACTGCTTGCGAAGGTGGAAGAAATCAATCAGGACGCTGGAGTGGATGGCTTAATTGTTCAACTGCCATTACCTAAGCATATTGATCCGGAAAAGGTTACAGAGAAAATTGATCACCGGAAAGATGTAGACGGATTCCACCCGATTAACCTGGGCCGGATGATGCGGAACCTCCCTTGTTTTATTCCCGCTACCCCTTATGGGATTATGCTTATGCTGCAGTCGTACGGTATTGATACCGTAGGCAAGCACTGCGTAGTTGTTGGAAGGAGTAATATAGTTGGAAGCCCCATGAGTATCCTGATGGGTCGCAATGCGAATCCGGGCAACTGTACCGTAACGCTTACCCACAGTAAGACGACGAATCTAAAAGAAATGTGCTTGCAGGGAGATATCCTGATTGCCGCTATCGGCAGAAAAAACTACATCACGGCAGATATGGTAAAACCTGGTGCCATCGTAATTGATGTGGGTATGAACAGGGAAACCTCAGAAACGACTAAGTCAGGTTATAAACTGTATGGTGACGTGGATTTTGAACATGTTGCACCAATATCATCGTGGATCACTCCTGTTCCCGGTGGCGTTGGCTTAATGACTATCGTCGGCCTGCTGAAAAACACGCTTGCTTCGGCGAAGAAAGAAATATACCAGTAA
- a CDS encoding N(4)-(beta-N-acetylglucosaminyl)-L-asparaginase has translation MFDRRKFLKASALSAAFAGVGQTKAGNIVAGMANGIEPVVISTWDFGIPANQAAWKVLSAGGRALDAVEQGVRVPEADPKVQTVGYGGFPDRDGRVTLDSCIMDEFGNCGSVAGMEHIMHPISVARMVMEKTPHVMLVGDGALQFALENGFEKVNLLTPESEKAWKEWLKTAKYSPVMNIENRSYDKLAPKKLPGNQYNHDTIGMLALDAKGNLSGACTTSGMAFKLHGRVGDSPIIGAGLYVDNEVGGATSTGVGEEVIRNVGSFLVVELMRQGYPPEAACKEAVMRIIRKKPETAKQIQVGFLALNKKGEYGAYAIQKGFSYAVCNKQRNDVLVDGKSYYNS, from the coding sequence ATGTTTGACAGAAGAAAATTTCTTAAAGCGTCGGCACTTTCTGCTGCGTTTGCTGGCGTTGGCCAGACCAAAGCCGGCAATATCGTGGCGGGTATGGCAAACGGGATTGAGCCGGTGGTGATCTCAACATGGGATTTCGGTATTCCGGCCAACCAGGCGGCATGGAAGGTGTTGTCGGCCGGGGGCAGGGCACTCGACGCTGTGGAACAGGGTGTACGCGTTCCGGAGGCAGACCCGAAGGTTCAGACGGTGGGCTACGGTGGCTTTCCTGATCGGGACGGGCGGGTAACGCTTGATTCTTGCATCATGGATGAATTCGGCAATTGCGGTTCAGTTGCGGGTATGGAACATATTATGCATCCGATCAGCGTGGCTCGCATGGTGATGGAAAAGACACCTCACGTGATGCTTGTTGGGGATGGAGCCCTGCAATTTGCGCTGGAGAATGGCTTTGAAAAGGTGAATCTCCTTACGCCTGAATCGGAAAAGGCCTGGAAAGAATGGCTTAAAACGGCGAAATACTCGCCCGTAATGAATATAGAAAACAGGTCTTATGACAAGCTTGCCCCAAAAAAACTACCGGGCAACCAGTATAATCACGATACGATAGGTATGCTGGCATTGGATGCGAAGGGCAATTTGTCGGGCGCCTGCACGACCAGTGGCATGGCGTTTAAACTTCACGGACGTGTGGGCGACAGCCCTATAATAGGTGCCGGGTTGTATGTCGATAATGAAGTTGGCGGCGCTACCTCGACGGGCGTAGGTGAAGAGGTGATCAGGAACGTGGGCAGCTTTCTGGTGGTGGAACTGATGCGACAGGGATATCCGCCGGAGGCGGCCTGTAAAGAGGCTGTGATGCGGATCATCAGAAAGAAGCCAGAAACGGCAAAGCAGATCCAGGTGGGCTTTCTGGCACTTAATAAAAAGGGCGAATATGGCGCCTATGCTATTCAAAAGGGTTTCAGTTATGCGGTTTGTAACAAACAGCGGAATGACGTGCTGGTGGACGGAAAAAGCTATTACAACTCATGA
- a CDS encoding methionine aminotransferase — translation MISIQSKLPGVGTTVFTTMSKLAGQHNAINLSQGFPDFDCDPALIEAVNEAMRSGMNQYAPMTGLPVLRELIAEKTKNLYGASYNPETEITVTAGGTQAIFTALSACISAGDEVIIFEPAYDAYAPAVRLLGGLVKPYELAPPNYEIDWDMVKKLFSANTRMIILNSPQNPSGKMLSEADIQELIKLTRNTDVLILSDEVYEHIVFDGNVHESVCRHPELRERSFVIASFGKLLHTTGWKMGYCLAPAELTKEFRKVHQFNVFSVNTPMQAGVAKYLANPESYLGLSAFFQEKRDLFRRLMSETKFKLLPCEGSYFQCVSYRHFSEEKDTEIAERLITDFGVASIPVSAFYTKRTDHGILRFCFAKRQDTLEKAVERLMKL, via the coding sequence ATGATATCTATACAATCGAAGCTACCCGGCGTTGGCACAACGGTGTTTACGACCATGTCTAAGCTTGCCGGGCAACATAATGCCATTAATCTTTCCCAGGGTTTTCCTGATTTTGACTGCGACCCTGCGCTGATAGAAGCGGTTAACGAGGCTATGCGCTCAGGAATGAACCAATATGCCCCTATGACGGGCTTGCCGGTGCTCCGGGAACTGATTGCCGAGAAAACTAAAAATCTGTACGGCGCCTCATATAATCCCGAAACTGAGATCACGGTAACGGCGGGCGGTACCCAGGCCATATTTACGGCGCTAAGCGCCTGCATAAGCGCGGGCGATGAGGTGATCATCTTTGAGCCGGCCTATGATGCGTATGCCCCCGCTGTGCGGCTGCTCGGCGGTTTGGTGAAGCCTTACGAGCTGGCTCCGCCAAACTATGAGATCGACTGGGATATGGTGAAAAAGCTGTTCAGCGCAAATACGCGGATGATTATTTTGAACTCCCCGCAAAATCCCTCAGGTAAAATGCTGAGTGAAGCTGACATACAGGAACTCATTAAGCTGACACGGAACACCGATGTGCTGATTCTGAGTGATGAAGTGTATGAACATATCGTTTTTGACGGGAACGTGCACGAAAGTGTTTGTCGCCACCCCGAACTGCGGGAACGTAGCTTTGTAATTGCTTCCTTTGGCAAATTACTGCATACGACCGGCTGGAAAATGGGCTACTGCCTGGCCCCTGCTGAACTCACCAAAGAGTTCAGGAAGGTGCACCAGTTTAATGTATTTAGTGTGAACACCCCAATGCAGGCCGGTGTTGCAAAATACCTCGCCAACCCGGAAAGTTACCTGGGGTTGTCAGCTTTCTTTCAGGAGAAGCGCGACCTGTTCCGGCGCCTGATGTCGGAAACTAAATTTAAATTACTACCTTGTGAGGGGTCTTACTTCCAGTGCGTTAGTTACCGGCATTTTAGTGAGGAGAAAGATACAGAGATTGCGGAGCGATTGATTACTGACTTTGGCGTGGCGTCCATCCCTGTTTCTGCATTTTATACCAAACGTACGGATCATGGTATTTTGCGCTTTTGTTTTGCGAAAAGGCAAGATACCCTGGAAAAGGCCGTTGAAAGGTTAATGAAATTATAG
- a CDS encoding nitrilase family protein, producing the protein MEQISKSGISNLKITIFQAYLFWENVDKNLQNLSLRLSMGIKEKTDLIVLPEMFNTGFSMNAEALAEEMDGKTMKWMADTAVKYDCAVAGSLIIKEGGNYFNRLIWMLPDGSYSTYDKRHLFSLGGEDARYTPGNEKVIVNLKGWNIRLAICYDLRFPVWLRNQNGEYDALLIIASWPDKRSAHWNALIPARAIENQSYVIAANRVGHDGNEMYHSGHSQCIDPMGKTVYYKPEDEDLYTFSISYEELIKTRESFPFLQDADKFKML; encoded by the coding sequence ATGGAACAAATCAGTAAATCCGGTATCAGCAATTTAAAGATCACTATTTTCCAGGCTTATCTTTTCTGGGAAAACGTGGATAAAAACCTCCAGAATTTAAGTCTCCGGCTCTCCATGGGCATCAAGGAAAAAACAGACCTGATTGTTTTGCCAGAGATGTTCAATACGGGCTTTAGCATGAATGCTGAGGCTCTTGCCGAAGAAATGGATGGTAAAACCATGAAATGGATGGCAGACACGGCGGTGAAGTATGATTGTGCAGTAGCGGGGAGTCTGATTATTAAAGAAGGGGGCAACTACTTTAACCGGCTGATCTGGATGTTGCCCGATGGCAGTTACAGCACGTACGATAAACGCCATTTGTTTAGTCTGGGTGGCGAAGACGCCAGATATACCCCTGGAAATGAAAAGGTGATTGTAAATCTAAAAGGCTGGAACATCCGACTGGCCATTTGCTACGATCTGCGTTTCCCGGTATGGCTGCGCAACCAAAATGGGGAGTATGATGCTCTGCTGATCATCGCCAGCTGGCCGGATAAGCGGTCGGCCCACTGGAATGCGCTGATTCCTGCGCGCGCAATAGAAAACCAGTCTTATGTGATTGCGGCTAACCGGGTGGGCCACGACGGAAATGAAATGTACCACAGCGGGCACTCCCAATGCATCGACCCGATGGGAAAAACGGTATACTACAAACCGGAGGATGAAGATCTGTACACATTCAGCATCAGCTACGAAGAGCTGATCAAGACCCGGGAAAGTTTTCCATTTCTGCAGGACGCAGACAAGTTTAAAATGTTGTAG